The Pecten maximus chromosome 10, xPecMax1.1, whole genome shotgun sequence region TTGTACAAACTATTACCCTTCATCATCTCTAAACTTGTACAAACTATATTACCCTTCATCTCCAAACATGTACAAACTGTATTACCCTTCATCAACTCTCAACTTATACATACTGTATTACCCTCCATCATCTCTAAACTTGTACGAAATGTATAATCCTTTATCATCTCTCAacttgtacaaaatgtataatccTTCATCATCTCTCAACTTGTACAAACTGTATTACCCTTCATCACCTCTCAacttgtacatactgtattacTCTTCATCACCTCTAAActtgtacaaaatatattaccCTTCATCATCTCTCAAATTGTACAAACTGTATTACCCTTCATCATCTTTCAACTTGTACAAACTGTATTACCCTTCATCATCTCTCAacttgtacatactgtattacCCTTCATCATCTCTCAacttgtacaaaatgtataatccTTTATCATCTCAActtgtacaaaatatattaccCTTCATCATCTCTCAACTTGTACAAACTGTATTACCCGTCACCATCTCTAAACTTGTACAAACTGTATTACCCTTCATCATCTCTCAACTTGAACAAACTATTACCCTTCACCATCTCTCAACTTGAACAAACTGTAATACCCTTCATCTTCTCTCAACTTGAACAAACTGTATTACCCTTCACCATCTCTCAACTTGAACAAACTGTAATACCCTTCATCTTCTCTCAACTTGTACAAACTGTATTACCCTTCATCTCTCAACTTATACAAACTGTGATACCCTTCATCTTCTCTCAACTCATACACACTGTATTTGGCCCCATAATCATATTGTCTCATGATTCCAAACTCGCACAAATAGCATTCTGTCATAGTAAAGCACTACAATACATGTCTTTCTCTGTCGTAGGAAACTACACACTTTGCTGAGActctttaaaatacaaaaataaaattcacaacaaaaacaactgagattcaaatatttcttttcaaCCATATTTCTTTTCAAccaaacaaaatacaagaaTCCACCATATCAAAATGGATGAAGCTTCACATCATGTAAAACTTGCAGTATCTGCTTCAAAAATTTTGATTGCATAGATTTTAACAGGTGCAAAAATGCCTTTACTCAAAGTATTGAGCACAAccatgttttgtcaaaaacagATTCCACTGCAATATCGAAGTGTTAGGATATCTGGCAAACGTTTTGTGTGACAGGCGATCATTAAGGTTCCGGTCACTTGCCAAGGCGTGGAAATTCCTCTGGGAACAGTGCAAGGCGTCGACAGTTTGGGCAAGTCCTCTCCTGGCCGAATACCCACTGCTTGATACACTGGAGAGAATGAGTTAAAAGCTGAACGGAATCTAGTTCTGACagtataataaaaatatatcacaatatttcaGCTTTCGGTACTGACGTTATTGTTCTATTTTTATACTATTTTACAGTGCCAACAAATTATACAAATCCTATCAAAGGTTTATCAGTGAAAGGAAATGAATGCCAGGTTTCTGTCccgtaaaaaaaaatatcaccaCTCAACAGATTTTAAATCGAACCAGctgaaattatgaaataatttgtttgattgtgTCCAATGGACTCTTTCATAATTTTCaggaaatataattttgattatcatatataaatatcatcaaGATATCGCCAACATATGTGATTTCTGAATAGATAAGCACAATAAAATTATCTGCCACGCTACTTACAGCTGAATGGAAGACATGGCCACACTCGAGAGTCTTGGTCTCCTCCATGAGGAGGGCATCGTGACAGATCACGCAGATCTCTTCCTCATCATCCATCAATGGTACATCTTTGGCAGTCTGTCAAACACACAGAAAATACAGTTAGTAGTGAAAGGCACATTAAATCTACAACCCTGACAGAGCTATCACCTGGAGAGAAGCTACAGGGATAGTCAATCAAGTCTGAATCATTGGTCAGATGTGGATTGATACAGGCCAATCACTCAAAGTCTGATATAGTAAGATCCTTATCATTTTGTCCACTGAgtcttttttcttcattttctgcAAGTCATATTTATACCAAAATTATTGATAAGACCAGCGAAATTATTGATTAAACCAGCAAAATTATTTATTAGACCAGCAAtaagaatgaatatttttcttttatgaAATTAAGTCCTATATGTGCATTGAGAATGGACAACCACCAATCATGGCTGTTCTTTCAAAACTAAATAAGTTTATGCATGAACAAACAATGTCTTGTTATGACTGCTGAAGTTGTCCTAAATGTCTATCTAGCATTGTTTCTCTCCCGATATCAATtacatttttaaattaatacaATTCGGTGAATTACAGACCCCCATCGGATGTGAAATCATATTCCAAGAATGCATAGATGATAAATTCATCATAAACAAGCTTATCTAATGAGATACAGCCTCAATTTTTCTCTGATGTtggtcaaaagtcaaaatataggtcagtgTGAATATATAAGAGCTTGGACaatattttctttgatgtaggtcaaaggtcaaaatgtaggtcagagtgacctaatTTTAACACATGACACACAAGTTGTGTAGaagatagagcccggacaagatAATGTACTGAAACACAGAAGGATGTAAGGCAAAAGTTCCTGGTGGTCTTTACTGTTGGACACTCATTGACAGACCAAATTTACCTGGATCACACTCATTGACAAACCAAATTTACCTGAATCACACTCATTGACAAACCAAATTTACCTGGATCACACTCGTTGACACACCAAATTTACCTGGATCACACTCATTGACAGACCAAATTTACCTGGATCACACTCGTTGACACACCAAATTTACCTGGATCACATTCATTGACAAACCAAATTTACCTGGATCACACTCGTTGACAACCCAAATTTACCCGGATCACACTCATTGACAAAACCAAATTTACCTGGATCACACTCATTGACAGACCAAATTTACCTGGATCATACTCATAGACAGACCAAATTTACCTGGATCACACTCATTGACAAACCAAATTTACCTGGATCACACTAATTGACAAACCAAATTTACCTGGATCACACTCATTGACAAACCAAATTTACCTGGATCACACTCATTGACAAACCAAATTTACCTGGATCACACTCATTGACAAACTAAATTTACCTGGATCACACTCATTGACAAACCAAATTTACCTGGATCACACTCATTGATAAACCTAATATACCTGGATCACATTCATTGGCAAACCAAATTTACCTGGATCACACTCATTGACAAACCAAATTTACCTGGATCACACTCATTGACAGACCAAATTTACCTGGATCACACTCATTGACAAACCAAATTTACCTGGAGCACACTCATTGACAAACCAAATTTACCTGGATCACACTCATTGACAAACCCAAATTTACCTGGATCACACTCATTGACAGACCAAATTTACCTGGATCACACTCATTGACAGACCAAATTTACCTGGATCACACTCATTGACAAACCAAATTTACCTGGATCACACTCATTGACAAACCAAATTTACCTGGATCACACTCATTGACAATGGTTTGAAGTTGTACGTCTTCCCTGGTCCAGGCATGGCAGTCATCCCAACAATAGGAAGGGGAGACAACCTTTGACTTTTCTGAGCTGTAGGAGTGGGTGAAGGATGTTTCTGTTAGAGAAGAAATTAGTCTGTGTAAATTTATTGCAAACATATAGAGACTATCATACATACAATTCATCTGCACTACTTTTTAATCTGTACAGCCAACCTTGTTCATCAAGCCATCCTCAATTTCAGTTTAACCAGTTCAGACTAACACCCCAGTCTGTAGATTTCAGTCTATGATGTTTAATACTTGTCAGAAATTAAGTTGACAACTTTGATATTAGACTTTAAAAGAacctttaaaaaataattgGCAACTTAAACCATTCTTCTGTGAGAAATTGACCTAAATAGGAGTCTAACCAAAGGGTGACAGGGTGAACACTACATAGTCTCTAAACCATGAAGAGATCGGGCATAAAATAGAAATCTCCTCGGCAAAATACAGTCCCCTAGACTTTGAtatgggtcaaaggtcaaaatgaacCTGAGCAAGGTAAAGTGCAGAGGAACACATACAGATGGACACAACTCAATCCAATGGTCTCCCTTCCCTGTCCCCACCTAGTTTCCAGTTTTTAGGACTAAAAATAGTAGTATAGTTGGGAGAATTAACCGACTTGACGAAAAATGGTAATATAGTTGGGAGAATTAACCGAGTTATCATCCACAAGTATAACATATTGGTTACCTGTTTTGGTTCTGCCTGATAGTAATGTCGTTTAGCCATGAAGACTTGTCGTGACATGTTGATGATCTGTTTCATATTCATTCCACTGAGCCCCTTGGTTTCATTTCTTACTTCTGTGATCAGCTCGATGATACGTTCCCTGATAAAAGACATGTATTTTCACCTCAACTATGAGATACAAATTTAGATTTGTCCAATGAAAGCGTTGTAAGGTGATGGAATTATAGACATCTTACATTCAGCACAAAGATCGGTAGAAATTACAACAGAATTTACTAGGTAACATTTGGCACTCTTTATACAACATAGTTCTGACAGACTCTGTCTGACATGAAAATTAGATCTTTTCCGAGGTAAAACGTGTAACCAAGGCGACAATGGATTATCTGCTCCAATGGACTTGAAAAATTcagttatataatactacagGTTAATAATGAAACCTTGGATAGGGGATACAGTTCTTTGTATATATGTGAAGCAGAATATACTTTCACAAGCCAATCCTTTATCAATACACTACAAAATTACAGTCAAtcctcgatgattcgaacttcgttgattcgaatttctcgctgtatcgaactttttgcttggttcctgaattttctcactatataacactactaacgaacctatgtatgattcaaatttttataaatcgaagttttcgatgtatcaaacttttttcatgacccgttagctatgatattataggtaattgacatctcatgattcgaacaaaaaatttacctgtactgaccactggacaggtgtttgtcgtgtccctgcggcaagatttcacacctctcccccaaatgccctgactgacaatagggataacgatagcatgtgttgtcactcccgatcatggggttaattaataatcagaccaaattgatagctaaaaggtgtatttagaagccatgacatttaatcactccggtaaaacatttcggtattCGTCTCTtataatctccgccgccattgaaatcagcggtgGGTGAGTAAATTTTCTGGAACTGTAAAACaagcggaccaattttaaacataaacaattagcgatgtcttcactcatattcaaagtgtcacgtttcaaacttatacataattgtccaagtaaatcgattatttgtcattcaatcatgcattctccaaccgatcggcattccgcattacgtaagtgtgcattgtacttcttatgctttatctgttaaacgctatataaatgttttgtaaccgatacatactttgtttaattaacaaaatgcttaggtataattaatgaaaagtatttttattttgttgtgtttgaggtataaattaactaaacttttcgatgtgagcctgacaggcgacgatcaacacgaagacactgaggacatgtaacgttaacagatatggtcattatcaagaaaacatcgatttattgtcaaccatgaataatttgaagtcccgctgtttcaaagtttttctgttagtcccttgaacttcgaaacatcgaagtttgactgtaataTAAACTTGTTTTACATTATCTGAACTACTGAtcacaaatacattgtaatctttaaacagtagttttacattgtaTCAGGAGATCAATAAACATTGGATGCTGTGATGGGCATTGAAACTAAAATTATTAATTAGTGACAATTTTAGCCAAGGAACCCGCTAGTcttcaaaaacatatttacttcTCCCAGGACTCCCTGTCAAGAAACTTATACCAGTCAGACTCAGATCTTTACCGACTTCCAGTATCATCAAGGATACCACCAAACTGCCATGGTTACTTACCTACTGAGTGTAGTGAAGACTTCCGACAACTTGGCTATCAATTTTTCAAAGTTATTACTTTTTGTTCCAGGTGCATCTGAACCAGACTTTCGTCTGGGTCGCTCCGATTCTGATTTCTTCTTCTCCTTTTTCTTTTTACTAACCTGTGATGGATATAGTTGGATAATGTATACAGGTGACTCTCAAGTTAATGTTATGTAATATAAATCACTGACTTCTCAAGCTTTCAAAACCCTAATCCCATTGATAATGTATCCATGGCAACAGCAATTACAATTATTGATTTCAATTTACTActattgtaatacattgtacctatGAAGTGTAAATGAATTTTCACATATTTCAATTCTTTGAAATGATGATCCAAACGTTCTTTTATGTGGATTACCTGGTGCCAGTCTTCGCCTTCTCCGTCAGAAACACAGTTTAGATCACTAGTTGTCTTTATAGCCTTAGAAGCCAGAGGTATGACTGCCATTCCAGAACTCCCCACCTTATTCATACCTGCCAAATATCGAGACATCAATTTCATCATGTTGTTAGAAGGTAGCTGTTGTTATAATTCTGATGGGAGATCATCTTTTTTGCAGGTATATATTCagtttgattattattatttgtttacaattaaggatatacatttttatttttgctatGTAAATAAATTGGGATCAAGAAAAAGCAGATAGCAGATTTTCCTTTTGTGATGGGAGACACATTCTGACAGATCTCAAAATCCAGCCCCAACACTGAAACCAGCCCCAACACTGAAACCAGATTTGAGACATTCTGACAGATCTACAAATTTTCATAACACCAAcgaaattttgttaaaaacacCCCTGTATTCATGACAACTAATGTTAACTTGTAAACACTATTATCTGTAGTAACCATGTAATCTTCTCTAGCACATGTGATATGTTAAGACTTTACAACTGACAAGTTGACACCAACAAATCATACATTTAAATTTGCAATATACATAGTATACTTTGATTTCACttcaaatactgaaattttcTTCACAGCAACATAAAATTCTAAAGAAAATTGGtaatataaatcattaaatgacattaatatttgtatattattatacatcatGCATATACACTCTATATGTAGTGCACTGCCAGACCGggtgctctaccaattgagctacaataaatatttgataGCCATGGCATGCTCTAGAGTTAGAAATAAGCTGATCACCTAAATAGAATATTGGTCATGAAGTACATGAATGTAACAGGCTAACAGCATTgataaaatgcattttctatAAACTATAAATGGATAATACATGAGTATCACAGgacaaaatgcaatatttttcaCTGACCAGACAAACTACAGCATTTAGTACCTTTGAGGCGAACAACAACATTGTACCCTCCACAATACCATCCATTGTTTTATCAAAgtatagtatataaatataattacaaCAATTTAATTTTATCAGATAGCCACAAGAACATAActacatgtcacaattataaaACCCACCACGTGTGTAAAAGGGATCAGTCAAAAATAAACTGACTGAGGTCAGTGATGAGACATTTGATGTAGCTAATATCTAAATTCTTGGAAAAAATGAAGAACAATTACTgcaaatcacttatatttcatatgggatttattttcgcatTGATATGCGAAGAGACTAAACAGTGAATTGAGTTCTTTCGTGattatttgtacgaaaataaTAACCACACTTTCAGTTACTGATATAGGAGTCTTGCGTATACAGAGTCCATGACTCTGATAGCTTATCATTTGCAAATATATCTGAAGATGATATTATAAGTtcacaaaataaagtatttgcgaaatctaagtgatttacagtactcTTTCAAGTATCtcagaaacaaaacaaagctTCTgaaagcatatatatacatgtacacacctACTACATAGAATGGTAACAAAGCCTTCTAATTTTGGATCAATCCCCTCTCACTCTCTACCATTATCTTAATAATATAATcagaaacattttaatattgtcTATTTCTGACTAGTAAGTAGTGAGGCATGCATTAATATCCAGCTACTGGCAATctaaacaagtgcaatcaatgattgtgaaGCTTACcggcagcagcaatcacacCATGCACTAATTTTTTATGCATGTAAAagtatgtcattttgaaattttacatcacataatatcactcctagaccaaattagaagggtgtggactttcCAAAACTTGCCCCAAAATCTTAAAAGTGGGTTATGCTGCCAAAAAAGTtcagtccacaaaatggtaaaatgccaaaaaaaatcacatttttttttgcatgatttTGTCATAGCATGACTCCTAGACctttaatgaatgtataaaccaaattagaaggttGTGAGGTGtacttaccccaaaaacttttaaGTGGGGTTCCCATGGGTTACTTGTAACGGGCGAGCTAAAACTGTTACATACTACATATACACACTGCAAATCCATCACTTTCTATTGTTAAAATTGTTTGTCCCTGTGTCCAGTGGTATTATTGTTTGTCCCCCTGTCCAGTGGTATTATTGTTTGTCCCGGTGTCCAATGGTattattgtttgtccccgtgtcCAGTGGTATTATTGTTTGTCCCTGTGTCCAGTGGTATTATTGTTTGCCCTTTTTCCCAATGGTATTATTGTTCGTCCCTGTGTCCAATGGTATTATTGTTTGTCCCTGTGTCCAGTGGTattattgtttgtccccgtgtcCAGTGGTattattgtttgtccccgtgtcCAGTGGTattattgtttgtccccgtgtcCAGTGGTATTATTGTTTGTCCCTGTGTCCAGTCGTATTATTGTTTGCCCTTTTTTCCAATGGTattattgtttgtccccgtgtcCAGTGGTattattgtttgtccccgtgtcCAGTGGTattattgtttgtccccgtgtcCAGTGGTATTATTGTTTGTCCCTGTGTCCAGTCGTATTATTGTTTGCCCTTTTTTCCAATGGTATTATTGTTTGTCCCTGTGTCCAGTGGTattattgtttgtccccgtgtcCAGTGGTattattgtttgtccccgtgtcCAATGGTATTATTGTTTGTCCCTGTGTCCAATGGTATTATTGTTTGTCCCTGTGTCCAATGGTATTATTGTTTGTCCCTGTGTCCAGTGGTATTATTGTTTGTCCCTGTGTCCAGTGGTATTATTGTTTGTCCCTGTGTCCAATGGTATTATTGTTTGTCCCTGTGTCCAGTGGTATTATTGTTTGCAGCTTTCTGAGTTACTGGGATATGGACTAAAAAAAGTTAAGTCTAAGAAGTGCAACAGACAGACAAGGAGAATGATATGATACATATGCAACTAGCCATCATAAGCAGGAGCATGAGCatcaataattaatatttctACAATTAAAATGTCTAAAATGCTTTTACTGATCAAATGTACATACTCCCACATGCATTCTACATTTGACATATGTAcctatttatcctgtaataagccaaGAGGACCAATTGTGACTAAAAATAGGGGTGGACTTATTGCAAGTCACTTATTAGCATTAATACAGAACTGTTACTGACAAGGTTTATTACCAGGCTTTGgttactcctataacataacaGGTCCCTGGTAACCATGTAATCCTCTAATATTGTTGGCTTAGGCCTtggtttattataggataaacatacaaagttaatgttattccagtaaaatatcaacCCAACAGGAAGACATGAGTTTGTCAAACTGACTCGGGGGTTCATCTAGGATTTGAGGAATACTACCATGCTACCATTATGAAGTTTAGGGGAAATGAGTTGAGGGGCCTTTAAACTTACCGGTAAACATTTTACATCTATTCTTTGCTATAATTCTTATATATTTCATCACAACTTAGGGGATTTCCCATTTTATGGGATTTTTGATTTCTTGATggggaattttttttcaaaggggAAAACACCATCAGGTGTCAGTCAGGAATATTACCACGTTTTGGTAGTAAAATCAGCCTAGATTAAACTCTGTGACTAAAAGAAGTGATTGAACTCCAACAGTACCATCAAATACATCTTCTACAGGATCAAGAATTTCTTCTTTCTAAAGTCTTCCCatgggatatatattgtattggaATAGCGTCAGCCTAAATATTAAATATAGATACtgcatacattgtatatacatgccTTTCAGATATAGAGCTACAAAGTGAGCTACAAGCTACAAATGTGGTAGTCTTGATACCATGCATATTAGATTTTAGTGCAACTATCTACAAAGCTAGAATATAGTTCAGCATCAATTACCCTCTCCTACATCTTTATCATCGGGTAAGTCAAAGTCATCCAGATAATTGACATCTCCTCTAGACCTGGAAGTCGATTCTCCCCGGGAGCTGTACAAGGATCCAGATTGGCCCGCTGTTCCTGAATCTTCAGGACTCTTGTTCCTGACCAGCACATCATTTGAGGAAGGCTGACTCAAATTGAGCCACTGCTCGACTTTTTGACTGTAATTAACTGTGGATGCATATATTACCTTAGAACTTGGAGAACCGCGATCTATTGTCGGTGTGTCCCACCAATCATCCTTACCTGCTGTTGGCGGAACTGTCGGCTTCTTGGATGGCAAACCAGGAGGCAAATTTGTCTTGGACATTTCGGCCATCCAGGATGTCTTTGTTTTCTCGGCCGGTCGAACTTTTCGGAAGTCATGTTGAAATGGTTTAGGGTTTGGATCAATATCATCTTCCCAGTCTTCCCCACCCACAGACTTAGGTTTGGAACTGACGGTTTCCCTGCTTGTTTTCGTACTTTCTGATACGAGCATCTGGCGATGAGGTATGTTTTTGGATCTGTTATTAGCTAAATTTGAATGTAAGGTATCAAGATCTGAATCCTTGGAAGTGGAATATCtttgtttttcaaatgaatCTTGGTACACAGTTGACACTTTGGGTTCGTGAAGAACAGGTTTTTCAACACGCTTGAAGTTGTCCAACAGTGATTTTGGTTTCTGGGAGATTTTATTTCCAACAGAACTTTTGTGAACCACTGTTCTACCATCCATAGTTTCCTTTTGTTCACCTGGTGAAATATCTTTGGATTCATTTCTGTTTAGCTTTGTCAAATCACTGATGGTTTTCACCAAACTGGTGGTCCCTCCATCCAAGTCCTTCATACTGATTTCTGGAAAATTCTCAAACTTATCGCTCAGTGATTGGTCTGTGTCTGCCAGACTGGCCAATCCTGGAGGCTGACGGGGAATCACAGCACAATTCTCGTCAATCACAGATTTCTGCTTTAACACAACCTCGGTTTGGGGAATGTCACCATTTGACACTTGAGAGCTTGAAGCTGTAGGAAGTCTGGAAGACTCGTCTTTCCTTTGACTATCTGTCCCAAAGTCCAAATTTGGTGTCTGTTGTACAGCATTATTGCTATTTTTGTCTGAAGCTACATCTTTGCTGGCATCTATGTACTTTTGTAAAACCATTGTCTGTTGTATACCAACTGTTTCAAGCCACACAGGATCAGCAGCCAAGTTAGGGTATGCCTGACGTAGTTGCATTATCACTGCCTGGTGCAGTTCTGGGTCGACAGACGGCCTGTCTAGTGTAGCTGCAATTTTAGACGTTTGAGTAGTGCTTGTGACAGCACAAGACATAGCATTTGAGGACGACACAAGTGAATTTCCTCTCCTCTGTTCTTGAACTGCTGTGGAATTCATGTGACCAGGTAGACC contains the following coding sequences:
- the LOC117336223 gene encoding uncharacterized protein LOC117336223 isoform X1 produces the protein MDSCFSEGNEYFVDEETTFCDQGTLTESLDKRSIGVLVKPHSLDACTADKESMTEPVPDYLENLIATQRELLHLRGDVCVLELKQQIHQLERNKELFQNMRGEPLDNIVDDRLTSLKIELNIIQNQVMSYDAHLAAGNVFKSVPQFTVSIPIGGQNMITVNKVLKQKSTKNAGTKRSFWDAYTPEEERSLRDLGTSRPPKTSNKDDNSNHPKPISAFQIKSSQTNNFTSAKRFGSDPSSNGIEDVTLTEDSVTNRKLGQDTSVEVTKDVTDVTYLKTDEELVLDMDDIDDISLPELSKAPQNKQTDLFDNTTTRGGDPVSDGVKNGSVKQIVNDSPVSFSIDSREASCESRVTSDFSATARTAFSTSDSVTENDKLSKLACRSASVMSTVNNTSTLSSSVLATETQNNNITTFWSGSSVVSKEQSSNITTSNGPTTVSSVPYPVPASYVPVSVCNASNSGSIMTNPIPVNTQRLASAQLTPMMTRPPLLATPRIIPGQQAVVLYPQGHPVQPNVAPYLPVRQSQPSLPPYRQVQPSILPYTQVLPGQATVPSFPVIANMRTPLLPQPPRVSTSVYQGNPLFHSPLTGQTPQPLGVVPSTIAQTKTSVVPSQTVSQVVPGQVSNLNGQQPGLPGHMNSTAVQEQRRGNSLVSSSNAMSCAVTSTTQTSKIAATLDRPSVDPELHQAVIMQLRQAYPNLAADPVWLETVGIQQTMVLQKYIDASKDVASDKNSNNAVQQTPNLDFGTDSQRKDESSRLPTASSSQVSNGDIPQTEVVLKQKSVIDENCAVIPRQPPGLASLADTDQSLSDKFENFPEISMKDLDGGTTSLVKTISDLTKLNRNESKDISPGEQKETMDGRTVVHKSSVGNKISQKPKSLLDNFKRVEKPVLHEPKVSTVYQDSFEKQRYSTSKDSDLDTLHSNLANNRSKNIPHRQMLVSESTKTSRETVSSKPKSVGGEDWEDDIDPNPKPFQHDFRKVRPAEKTKTSWMAEMSKTNLPPGLPSKKPTVPPTAGKDDWWDTPTIDRGSPSSKVIYASTVNYSQKVEQWLNLSQPSSNDVLVRNKSPEDSGTAGQSGSLYSSRGESTSRSRGDVNYLDDFDLPDDKDVGEGMNKVGSSGMAVIPLASKAIKTTSDLNCVSDGEGEDWHQVSKKKKEKKKSESERPRRKSGSDAPGTKSNNFEKLIAKLSEVFTTLSRERIIELITEVRNETKGLSGMNMKQIINMSRQVFMAKRHYYQAEPKQKHPSPTPTAQKSQRLSPLPIVGMTAMPGPGKTYNFKPLSMSVIQTAKDVPLMDDEEEICVICHDALLMEETKTLECGHVFHSACIKQWVFGQERTCPNCRRLALFPEEFPRLGK
- the LOC117336223 gene encoding uncharacterized protein LOC117336223 isoform X2, with amino-acid sequence MDSCFSEGNEYFVDEETTFCDQGTLTESLDKRSIGVLVKPHSLDACTADKESMTEPVPDYLENLIATQRELLHLRGDVCVLELKQQIHQLERNKELFQNMRGEPLDNIVDDRLTSLKIELNIIQNQVMSYDAHLAAGNVFKSVPQFTVSIPIGGQNMITVNKVLKQKSTKNAGTKRSFWDAYTPEEERSLRDLGTSRPPKTSNKDDNSNHPKPISAFQIKSSQTNNFTSAKRFGSDPSSNGIEDVTLTEDSVTNRKLGQDTSVEVTKDVTDVTYLKTDEELVLDMDDIDDISLPELSKAPQNKQTDLFDNTTTRGGDPVSDGVKNGSVKQIVNDSPVSFSIDSREASCESRVTSDFSATARTAFSTSDSVTENDKLSKLACRSASVMSTVNNTSTLSSSVLATETQNNNITTFWSGSSVVSKEQSSNITTSNGPTTVSSVPYPVPASYVPVSVCNASNSGSIMTNPIPVNTQRLASAQLTPMMTRPPLLATPRIIPGQQAVVLYPQGHPVQPNVAPYLPVRQSQPSLPPYRQVQPSILPYTQVLPGQATVPSFPVIANMRTPLLPQPPRVSTSVYQGNPLFHSPLTGQTPQPLGVVPSTIAQTKTSVVPSQTVSQVVPGQVSNLNGQQPGLPGHMNSTAVQEQRRGNSLVSSSNAMSCAVTSTTQTSKIAATLDRPSVDPELHQAVIMQLRQAYPNLAADPVWLETVGIQQTMVLQKYIDASKDVASDKNSNNAVQQTPNLDFGTDSQRKDESSRLPTASSSQVSNGDIPQTEVVLKQKSVIDENCAVIPRQPPGLASLADTDQSLSDKFENFPEISMKDLDGGTTSLVKTISDLTKLNRNESKDISPGEQKETMDGRTVVHKSSVGNKISQKPKSLLDNFKRVEKPVLHEPKVSTVYQDSFEKQRYSTSKDSDLDTLHSNLANNRSKNIPHRQMLVSESTKTSRETVSSKPKSVGGEDWEDDIDPNPKPFQHDFRKVRPAEKTKTSWMAEMSKTNLPPGLPSKKPTVPPTAGMNKVGSSGMAVIPLASKAIKTTSDLNCVSDGEGEDWHQVSKKKKEKKKSESERPRRKSGSDAPGTKSNNFEKLIAKLSEVFTTLSRERIIELITEVRNETKGLSGMNMKQIINMSRQVFMAKRHYYQAEPKQKHPSPTPTAQKSQRLSPLPIVGMTAMPGPGKTYNFKPLSMSVIQTAKDVPLMDDEEEICVICHDALLMEETKTLECGHVFHSACIKQWVFGQERTCPNCRRLALFPEEFPRLGK